In the Podospora pseudocomata strain CBS 415.72m chromosome 5, whole genome shotgun sequence genome, one interval contains:
- the SAS2 gene encoding SAS complex subunit (COG:B; EggNog:ENOG503NUB3): MPGLVRKKRISDEPDTQDAPATTSALPGAPSRRATRQSSTAPLPTPEDPEPRRRRRRVESEAEEELPVTLPLRKSRALQGKENVPLTTVENLPKATRSTRHSGGLETGVAENLAPSVPSQPAPASLPVPTVPHRSPVAPRPVGRPPGRPSSHAQTVPPNQSVTVGRNKPITMATSGSQPGHPASKTDSVTATKTSDRKSAIKNTQTDRNIDKVVLGDLCFKTWYPSYFGKEVLDNGPGTLDRLYVCDCCFKYSKELVAWWQHVQLCRAKNFIPGSKIYTHPKGQRTVLKACGPPPKSGRGRKSNASQKMVEELVQDQGEWSIWEVDGEVDVLFCQNLSLFAKLFLDNKSVFFDVTGFKYFLLVYTTPAVPAPSLPTPPEHPSSSSGSGNAPRQPRSQVVGFFSKEKMSWDNNNLACILVFPPWQRKGLGSLLMGVSYEISKREGVLGGPEKPISELGKKGYKRFWGNEIAMWLLSIPPTSSGAIEDGQEVATVDVYDCSKATWIVPEDCLMVLRDMGVVEDAGVGPVVKHSALGTPTELEGSIGAPLPAPDGVANNEKEGTPQQEEPVAHQRRVMIRHEAVMEWVKKNRISLKKPCDPNGFVEGYAMKKENDSAAAEESG, from the exons ATGCCCGGACTTGTTAGGAAGAAACGAATCAGCGACGAACCAGATACACAAGATGCTCCCGCTACGACATCCGCCTTACCAGGTGCTCCTTCACGAAGAGCAACTCGTCAATCCTCGACCGCCCCGCTACCGACACCAGAAGATCCCGAGCCACgacgccgtcgccgccgcgTCGAAAGCGAAGCGGAGGAAGAGCTACCCGTGACATTGCCACTTCGCAAATCTCGAGCACTTCAAGGGAAGGAGAATGTGCCTCTGACCACGGTGGAAAACTTACCAAAAGCCACGCGCTCCACACGGCATAGCGGCGGACTTGAGACTGGGGTTGCTGAAAACCTTGCACCATCGGTGCCCTCTCAGCCTGCTCCAGCGTCACTACCTGTCCCCACGGTCCCTCATCGCTCGCCTGTTGCCCCTCGTCCGGTTGGCAGACCACCAGGTCGACCCTCAAGCCACGCACAGACAGTGCCTCCAAATCAATCCGTTACCGTGGGACGAAACAagcccatcaccatggctACGTCAGGCTCGCAACCGGGCCATCCAGCGTCGAAAACCGACTCCGTAACAGCGACGAAGACGTCCGATCGAAAGAGTGCCATCAAGAATACACAGACCGACCGAAACATAGACAAGGTCGTCCTTGGAGACCTCTGTTTCAAGACTTGGTACCCTTCCTACTTTGGCAAAGAAGTCCTGGACAATGGCCCCGGCACGCTCGACCGTCTCTATGTCTGCGATTGTTGCTTCAAGTACTCCAAAGAGCTAGTCGCTTGGTGGCAGCACGTTCAACTCTGTCGGGCAAAGAACTTTATTCCAGGTTCAAAGATATACACCCACCCCAAAGGCCAGCGAACCGTTCTCAAGGCATGTGGTCCACCGCCCAAATCCGGCAGAGGTAGGAAGAGCAATGCCAGTCAAAAGATGGTAGAGGAGTTGGTTCAAGACCAAGGGGAGTGGAGCATCTGGGAGGTTGACGGCGAGGTCGATGTG CTGTTCTGCCAGAATCTCTCTCTGTTTGCCAAACTCTTCTTGGACAATAAGTCTGTCTTTTTTGACGTCACCGGCTTCAAGTATTTTCTGCTCGTCTACACAACCCCGGCTGTTCCAGCACCGTCTTTGCCAACACCGCCAGAacacccatcatcctcatccggCTCCGGCAACGCCCCTCGCCAACCACGTAGCCAGGTGGTCGGGTTCTTCTCGAAAGAGAAGATGTCctgggacaacaacaacctggcATGCATCCTCGTCTTTCCACCATGGCAGCGCAAAGGCCTGGGGTCATTGCTGATGGGCGTAAGCTACGAGATCTCCAAACGGGAAGGAGTGCTAGGTGGACCTGAGAAGCCCATTAGCGAATTGGGCAAAAAGGGGTACAAGAGGTTTTGGGGCAATGAGATCGCGATGTGGCTTCTGAGTATCCCACCGACGAGCTCGGGTGCCATAGAGGATGGACAAGAAGTGGCGACAGTGGATGTTTACGACTGCAGCAAGGCCACTTGGATAGTTCCTGAGGAttgcttgatggtgttgagagaCATGGGAGTTGTGGAGGATGCAGGGGTTGGGCCGGTGGTGAAGCATTCTGCGCTTGGTACACCCACGGAACTGGAAGGTTCGATCGGTGCGCCACTGCCAGCTCCTGATGGTGTTGCCAACAATGAGAAAGAGGGCACGCCACAGCAGGAAGAGCCAGTGGCTCATCAGCGGCGGGTCATGATCCGGCACGAGGCAGTGATGGAGtgggtgaagaagaacaggatCAGCTTGAAAAAGCCATGTGATCCAAACGGTTTTGTGGAGGGCTATGccatgaagaaggagaatgaTTCTGCGGCGGCAGAGGAGTCGGGGTAG
- a CDS encoding hypothetical protein (EggNog:ENOG503NZV6) encodes MLGARIIALRGGAKNRGHLLLRLHGHPQQYLNQASFTRASICLPNNGTHFSTFGSGQDAPLPQRFSEPMRTLETEFAEEEEEVEEEEEEEEEENQVSELPRRVDCLPKKYSNLWDHLSAQEQDDELWMDRAGPSLALTWGWARPVAGDAWKGEAFQYTPSYHKDFDWAAPAMTLAALMRFPSDQWTISEWPLARGVACNTSSRLPVLTAQLLLRRDAYMRARARKHIPLARYLEDTVAWNARIKQLESSKGITEQDIATWLWILSCHNADLRVERFLRSSCRKPFFLLQAMFATDRLFANPKSFMDLVQYLSDNYVHRHRPESEDRHLLPQSRGRDMTWWHFNGVLHRLVWHTRDSWPSAVTAIAQLVVDYINTISDDSSKGHSSHAVRSFVFNKALQYFSWPSRMRPLANMPYNWAAQRLVLSIASSFDPPLVPDKESYSAIQAVLAALPKSKGEIKNAERIAATWPPYRQAVDGVDERRDPEEDLSRSSMAGLLAREAGYPTNVIDQGISVLAGSTFGQPPSIQTRSVPLPTVSGEHAALNLHRNWALQIKATRNAREAWRLFQRPPLPAMQPDAQVAGQMMAKLYAHKAPSVKRLRPGDVKETFPINNGNLTALEIARITPPAPDELYHTLLSQGLKPVGHYLDILLTNAPSKQEALNYVRDSPFHFAGDILSDFRRWDTQEGKAALGALDFQLVNAWVAMLCRVHVDSASYTRHTTLFTREFGCGPVAEAILLAHLCQAARPVLSRNDRKPWHTILTALSKKALLHNPRGHGMDHLVLTMDAFLRIYERTLHIQGDDTVAFLALCYMIRKTLKMATFQHSLTERRPIPRKKRLANLLARARLRAVQSFVNLSSPVEAGTRLFPQDMTRYHMSALTVYRYMKAMACCGDGKEMVHIMDWVLDGWMSDYFSEEIKEPKQHAHQQMMHTIAYFARIGKDLVEEAEMERVRKRLEHLVEHHGCTWAWPSAYRGYGKDDVIDSTLAARWADRIARASSEQAFDDD; translated from the exons ATGCTTGGCGCGAGAATCATCGCCTTGAGGGGTGGTGCAAAGAACAGAGGACATCTCTTGCTG CGCCTTCACGGGCACCCCCAACAGTATTTAAACCAAGCATCGTTTACCAGAGCATCCATCTGTTTACCGAACAATGGCACACACTTCAGCACGTTTGGCAGCGGCCAAGATGCCCCACTCCCGCAAAGGTTCTCGGAACCGATGAGGACATTGGAGACAGAGTtcgcagaagaagaagaagaagtagaagaagaagaagaagaagaagaagaagaaaaccagGTTTCAGAACTCCCACGACGGGTCGATTGCCTCCCAAAAAAGTACTCCAACCTCTGGGATCATCTGTCAGCACAAGAGCAGGACGATGAGCTGTGGATGGATCGTGCAGGACCTTCCTTGGCCCTCACCTGGGGCTGGGCAAGACCTGTGGCGGGCGATgcgtggaagggggaggcaTTTCAGTATACCCCGTCATACCACAAGGACTTCGACTGGGCTGCGCCCGCCATGACGCTGGCTGCCCTCATGCGCTTCCCGAGCGATCAGTGGACCATCAGTGAATGGCCTCTTGCTCGCGGTGTAGCCTGCAACACATCATCCCGCCTCCCTGTCCTGACAGCCCAATTACTGCTCCGGCGAGACGCATACATGCGTGCCCGGGCACGCAAACACATCCCATTAGCTCGCTATCTCGAGGACACAGTGGCCTGGAACGCGCGAATAAAACAGCTAGAGTCTTCCAAAGGGATCACAGAGCAGGACATTGCCACCTGGTTATGGATTCTTTCCTGCCATAATGCCGACTTGCGAGTTGAAAGATTTCTTAGGAGCAGCTGCCGCAAGCCATTCTTCCTACTACAGGCCATGTTTGCCACGGACCGGCTCTTTGCCAATCCCAAAAGCTTCATGGACCTGGTCCAGTATCTCTCGGACAACTACGTTCACCGACATCGGCCTGAAAGTGAAGATAGGCATTTGCTGCCGCAGTCGAGGGGTCGGGATATGACGTGGTGGCACTTCAACGGAGTGCTACATCGCCTTGTTTGGCATACACGGGATTCATGGCCATCAGCAGTCACGGCAATCGCGCAGTTGGTCGTCGACTACATCAACACTATATCTGATGACTCTTCCAAGGGACATAGCAGCCATGCAGTCCGATCCTTTGTCTTCAACAAAGCTCTCCAATACTTTAgctggccgtcgaggatgcGTCCACTTGCCAATATGCCCTACAACTGGGCCGCCCAACGACTTGTCCTTAGCATTGCATCATCGTTCGACCCTCCCCTAGTTCCCGACAAGGAGAGCTACAGTGCTATACAAGCGGTCTTGGCTGCTCTTCCGAAAAGCAAGGGCGAGATCAAGAACGCAGAACGAATCGCAGCAACATGGCCTCCTTATCGGCAAGCCGTTGACGGGGTTGACGAGCGCCGTGACCCCGAAGAGGATTTGAGCCGGAGCTCCATGGCGGGCCTCCTTGCTCGCGAGGCTGGCTACCCTACCAATGTGATCGACCAGGGCATCTCGGTGCTGGCAGGGTCGACTTTTGGCCAGCCACCGTCCATTCAAACAAGAAGCGTGCCACTTCCAACAGTGTCAGGTGAGCATGCCGCCCTCAACCTGCACCGGAACTGGGCCTTGCAAATCAAAGCAACTAGGAACGCCCGGGAAGCTTGGCGATTGTTCCAGagacctcctcttcccgcaaTGCAACCAGACGCCCAAGTTGCTGGTCAGATGATGGCCAAGCTCTATGCCCATAAAGCGCCATCTGTCAAAAGACTCCGGCCAGGGGACGTCAAAGAAACGTTTCCGATCAATAACGGGAATCTGACTGCTCTCGAGATTGCCAGAATCACCCCTCCGGCTCCAGATGAGCTATATCACACGTTGCTCTCACAAGGGCTCAAACCGGTTGGGCACTATCTTGACATTCTCTTGACAAACGCACCTTCGAAACAGGAAGCCCTGAACTATGTTCGAGATAGCCCGTTCCACTTTGCTGGAGATATCCTGTCTGATTTCAGGCGGTGGGACACCCAGGAAGGCAAAGCTGCTCTCGGAGCTCTAGACTTTCAGCTCGTCAATGCCTGGGTTGCTATGCTGTGTCGGGTCCATGTCGATAGTGCTTCTTATACAAGACATACGACGCTCTTCACACGCGAGTTCGGATGTGGGCCGGTGGCTGAGGCCATCTTGCTCGCCCATCTCTGCCAGGCGGCTCGACCGGTACTTTCGCGGAACGACAGGAAGCCATGGCACACAATTCTGACGGCGCTTTCGAAAAAGGCTCTTCTGCACAACCCGAGAGGTCACGGGATGGACCACCTTGTGCTGACGATGGATGCGTTTCTAAGGATCTATGAGCGAACGCTGCATATCCAGGGTGATGACACCGTTGCGTTCTTGGCGCTGTGTTACATGATTCGAAAGACGTTGAAAATGGCAACATTTCAACATTCCCTCACAGAGCGGCGACCCATACCACGGAAGAAACGGCTGGCTAACCTGCTTGCTCGAGCACGTTTGCGGGCGGTGCAATCTTTTGTCAACCTCTCTAGTCCGGTTGAAGCGGGCACTCGGCTGTTCCCCCAAGACATGACACGATACCACATGAGTGCGTTGACAGTGTACCGCTACATGAAAGCGATGGCTTGCTGCGGGGATGGAAAGGAGATGGTGCATATCATGGACTGGGTCCTGGACGGGTGGATGTCGGACTACTTCTCCGAGGAGATCAAAGAGCCAAAGCAACATGCCCACCAGCAAATGATGCACACCATTGCGTACTTTGCTCGGATAGGGAAGGAcctggtggaagaggcagagaTGGAGCGCGTTCGGAAGCGACTGGAGCATCTAGTTGAGCACCATGGTTGTACATGGGCCTGGCCCAGCGCATATAGGGGATATGGGAAGGATGATGTTATTGATTCGACTCTGGCTGCACGCTGGGCCGATCGGATTGCTCGTGCTTCTTCTGAGCAGgcttttgatgatgattag